The following are encoded together in the Glycine max cultivar Williams 82 chromosome 8, Glycine_max_v4.0, whole genome shotgun sequence genome:
- the ABI3-1 gene encoding B3 domain-containing transcription factor ABI3 isoform X3, with product MEDEHTLAVAEREMWLNSDQDEFLGVNDASMFYADFPPLPDFPCMSSSSSSSSATPLPVKTMTCSTTTTTSSSSSSSSWAMLKSDAEEDAEKNHCNRYMHDQLDATLSSTASMEISQQQNPDPGLGGTVGECMDDVMDTFGYMELLEANDFFDPASIFQNEGNENPLEEFGTLEEHVPFHEEQHAMVHHQQGQAEEEDHQVPFCEEIQGDEEGGDGVGVDDEMSNVFLEWLKSNKDSVSANDLRNVKLKKATLESAARRLGGGKEAMKQLLKLILEWVQTSHLQNKRRKENNGSSISSVLQAQFQDPSGQNNNQNTQSGSFAPESNTCFNNQTPWLSSQTFATDQAPLMVPPQQFPQPMVGYVGDPYTSGAASNNISATHNHNNSNPYQPGAEQYHMLESAHSWPHSLFNVASNYSQSFGDNNGLNPHGGFGGGGYGNNQYPYQFFHGPGDRLMRLGPSATKEARKKRMARQRRFLSHHRHHSGNHQNQGSDPHARMGGDNCNTALAAPHHANPSANWMYWQAMIGGAAGPLAPVIPAEPPVVQPVVDRSAMQTQNCHQNRVASDRRQGWKPEKNLRFLLQKVLKQSDVGSLGRIVLPKKEAETHLPELEARDGISITMEDIGTSRVWNMRYSIRYWPNNKSRMYLLENTGDFVRANGLQEGDFIVIYSDVKCGKYMIRGVKVRQQGVKPETKKAGKSQKNQHGTGTNASSTAGTAANNGTSSSPKTKSEKSSKLI from the exons ATGGAAGATGAACACACTTTGGCGGTTGCTGAGAGAGAGATGTGGCTGAACAGTGACCAAGACGAGTTCCTAGGTGTCAATGATGCTTCCATGTTCTACGCTGATTTCCCTCCTCTCCCTGATTTCCCTTGcatgtcatcatcatcatcttcatcttcagcaACACCACTTCCCGTGAAGACCATGACAtgttccaccaccaccaccacttcctcttcttcctcttcctcttcttgggCCATGTTGAAGTCAGATGCTGAGGAAGATGCAGAGAAAAACCATTGCAACCGATACATGCATGACCAACTTGATGCAACTTTGTCTTCCACCGCTTCCATGGAGATTTCTCAACAGCAAAACCCTGATCCTGGCCTTGGTGGCACTGTTGGAGAGTGCATGGATGATGTTATGGACACTTTTGGTTACATGGAGCTTTTGGAGGCCAATGATTTCTTTGACCCTGCCTCTATCTTTCAGAACGAGGGTAACGAAAACCCTTTAGAGGAGTTTGGCACACTGGAGGAGCATGTGCCGTTTCATGAAGAGCAACATGCAATGGTGCATCATCAGCAAGGGCAAGCAGAAGAGGAAGATCATCAGGTTCCTTTTTGTGAAGAGATCCAAGGAGATGAAGAAGGTGGTGATGGTGTTGGAGTAGATGATGAGATGAGTAATGTGTTCTTGGAGTGGCTTAAGTCTAACAAGGATAGTGTCTCAGCTAATGACTTGAGGAATGTGAAGCTCAAGAAGGCGACACTCGAAAGCGCGGCGAGGCGGCTAGGGGGAGGAAAAGAAGCCATGAAGCAGTTGCTGAAGCTGATTCTTGAGTGGGTTCAAACCAGCCATCTTCAGAATAAGCGCCGAAAGGAGAATAATGGTAGTAGTATTAGCAGTGTACTTCAGGCACAGTTTCAGGATCCTAGTGGCCAGAACAACAACCAGAATACACAAAGTGGTTCATTTGCACCTGAATCAAACACTTGTTTCAACAACCAAACACCATGGTTGAGTTCTCAAACTTTTGCAACAGATCAGGCTCCTCTCATGGTGCCTCCACAGCAATTTCCACAACCCATGGTTGGGTATGTGGGTGACCCTTACACTAGTGGTGCTGCTTCAAATAACATATCAGCCACTCATAACCATAACAACAGCAACCCTTATCAACCTGGTGCAGAACAATACCACATGTTGGAGTCAGCACATTCATGGCCACATTCTCTGTTCAATGTTGCTTCTAACTATAGTCAGTCTTTTGGGGACAATAATGGTCTTAACCCACATGGGGGTTTCGGTGGTGGAGGCTATGGCAATAACCAGTACCCTTATCAGTTTTTTCATGGCCCTGGTGATAGGTTGATGAGGTTGGGGCCCTCCGCGACGAAGGAAGcgaggaagaagagaatggcaaGGCAAAGAAGGTTTCTGTCTCATCACAGGCATCATAGTGGTAATCACCAGAATCAAGGGTCTGACCCTCATGCAAGAATGGGGGGTGATAATTGCAACACTGCTTTGGCTGCACCTCATCACGCAAATCCTTCAGCCAATTGGATGTACTGGCAGGCTATGATTGGCGGCGCGGCAGGTCCTTTGGCTCCGGTGATTCCGGCCGAGCCGCCGGTGGTACAACCGGTCGTGGACCGGTCGGCCATGCAGACACAGAATTGTCATCAGAATCGAGTTGCATCAGATAGGAGACAG GGTTGGAAGCCTGAGAAGAACTTGAGGTTCCTTCTGCAGAAGGTGTTGAAACAAAGCGATGTTGGAAGTTTGGGGAGAATAGTTttgccaaaa AAAGAGGCAGAAACCCATTTGCCAGAGCTGGAGGCAAGAGATGGAATTTCCATAACAATGGAAGACATTGGAACTTCACGTGTTTGGAACATGCGCTATAG CATCAGATACTGGCCGAACAACAAAAGCAGAATGTATTTGCTCGAGAACACTG GTGACTTTGTGAGAGCCAATGGACTCCAAGAGGGAGATTTCATAGTGATATACTCAGATGTGAAGTGTGGCAAATAT ATGATAAGAGGAGTGAAAGTGAGGCAACAAGGTGTGAAACCAGAGACCAAGAAAGCAGGAAAATCGCAGAAAAACCAGCATGGGACAGGGACTAATGCATCAAGTACAGCTGGTACTGCTGCTAATAATGGCACGTCATCGTCACCGAAAACCAAATCTGAAAAAAGtagtaaattaatataa
- the ABI3-1 gene encoding B3 domain-containing transcription factor ABI3 isoform X1: MECEVELQGGDLHAGEVTDPNPIGFGNMEDEHTLAVAEREMWLNSDQDEFLGVNDASMFYADFPPLPDFPCMSSSSSSSSATPLPVKTMTCSTTTTTSSSSSSSSWAMLKSDAEEDAEKNHCNRYMHDQLDATLSSTASMEISQQQNPDPGLGGTVGECMDDVMDTFGYMELLEANDFFDPASIFQNEGNENPLEEFGTLEEHVPFHEEQHAMVHHQQGQAEEEDHQVPFCEEIQGDEEGGDGVGVDDEMSNVFLEWLKSNKDSVSANDLRNVKLKKATLESAARRLGGGKEAMKQLLKLILEWVQTSHLQNKRRKENNGSSISSVLQAQFQDPSGQNNNQNTQSGSFAPESNTCFNNQTPWLSSQTFATDQAPLMVPPQQFPQPMVGYVGDPYTSGAASNNISATHNHNNSNPYQPGAEQYHMLESAHSWPHSLFNVASNYSQSFGDNNGLNPHGGFGGGGYGNNQYPYQFFHGPGDRLMRLGPSATKEARKKRMARQRRFLSHHRHHSGNHQNQGSDPHARMGGDNCNTALAAPHHANPSANWMYWQAMIGGAAGPLAPVIPAEPPVVQPVVDRSAMQTQNCHQNRVASDRRQGWKPEKNLRFLLQKVLKQSDVGSLGRIVLPKKEAETHLPELEARDGISITMEDIGTSRVWNMRYSIRYWPNNKSRMYLLENTGDFVRANGLQEGDFIVIYSDVKCGKYMIRGVKVRQQGVKPETKKAGKSQKNQHGTGTNASSTAGTAANNGTSSSPKTKSEKSSKLI; the protein is encoded by the exons ATGGAGTGTGAAGTTGAATTACAAGGGGGAGATCTGCATGCAGGGGAGGTAACTGACCCAAACCCTATTGGTTTTGGCAACATGGAAGATGAACACACTTTGGCGGTTGCTGAGAGAGAGATGTGGCTGAACAGTGACCAAGACGAGTTCCTAGGTGTCAATGATGCTTCCATGTTCTACGCTGATTTCCCTCCTCTCCCTGATTTCCCTTGcatgtcatcatcatcatcttcatcttcagcaACACCACTTCCCGTGAAGACCATGACAtgttccaccaccaccaccacttcctcttcttcctcttcctcttcttgggCCATGTTGAAGTCAGATGCTGAGGAAGATGCAGAGAAAAACCATTGCAACCGATACATGCATGACCAACTTGATGCAACTTTGTCTTCCACCGCTTCCATGGAGATTTCTCAACAGCAAAACCCTGATCCTGGCCTTGGTGGCACTGTTGGAGAGTGCATGGATGATGTTATGGACACTTTTGGTTACATGGAGCTTTTGGAGGCCAATGATTTCTTTGACCCTGCCTCTATCTTTCAGAACGAGGGTAACGAAAACCCTTTAGAGGAGTTTGGCACACTGGAGGAGCATGTGCCGTTTCATGAAGAGCAACATGCAATGGTGCATCATCAGCAAGGGCAAGCAGAAGAGGAAGATCATCAGGTTCCTTTTTGTGAAGAGATCCAAGGAGATGAAGAAGGTGGTGATGGTGTTGGAGTAGATGATGAGATGAGTAATGTGTTCTTGGAGTGGCTTAAGTCTAACAAGGATAGTGTCTCAGCTAATGACTTGAGGAATGTGAAGCTCAAGAAGGCGACACTCGAAAGCGCGGCGAGGCGGCTAGGGGGAGGAAAAGAAGCCATGAAGCAGTTGCTGAAGCTGATTCTTGAGTGGGTTCAAACCAGCCATCTTCAGAATAAGCGCCGAAAGGAGAATAATGGTAGTAGTATTAGCAGTGTACTTCAGGCACAGTTTCAGGATCCTAGTGGCCAGAACAACAACCAGAATACACAAAGTGGTTCATTTGCACCTGAATCAAACACTTGTTTCAACAACCAAACACCATGGTTGAGTTCTCAAACTTTTGCAACAGATCAGGCTCCTCTCATGGTGCCTCCACAGCAATTTCCACAACCCATGGTTGGGTATGTGGGTGACCCTTACACTAGTGGTGCTGCTTCAAATAACATATCAGCCACTCATAACCATAACAACAGCAACCCTTATCAACCTGGTGCAGAACAATACCACATGTTGGAGTCAGCACATTCATGGCCACATTCTCTGTTCAATGTTGCTTCTAACTATAGTCAGTCTTTTGGGGACAATAATGGTCTTAACCCACATGGGGGTTTCGGTGGTGGAGGCTATGGCAATAACCAGTACCCTTATCAGTTTTTTCATGGCCCTGGTGATAGGTTGATGAGGTTGGGGCCCTCCGCGACGAAGGAAGcgaggaagaagagaatggcaaGGCAAAGAAGGTTTCTGTCTCATCACAGGCATCATAGTGGTAATCACCAGAATCAAGGGTCTGACCCTCATGCAAGAATGGGGGGTGATAATTGCAACACTGCTTTGGCTGCACCTCATCACGCAAATCCTTCAGCCAATTGGATGTACTGGCAGGCTATGATTGGCGGCGCGGCAGGTCCTTTGGCTCCGGTGATTCCGGCCGAGCCGCCGGTGGTACAACCGGTCGTGGACCGGTCGGCCATGCAGACACAGAATTGTCATCAGAATCGAGTTGCATCAGATAGGAGACAG GGTTGGAAGCCTGAGAAGAACTTGAGGTTCCTTCTGCAGAAGGTGTTGAAACAAAGCGATGTTGGAAGTTTGGGGAGAATAGTTttgccaaaa AAAGAGGCAGAAACCCATTTGCCAGAGCTGGAGGCAAGAGATGGAATTTCCATAACAATGGAAGACATTGGAACTTCACGTGTTTGGAACATGCGCTATAG CATCAGATACTGGCCGAACAACAAAAGCAGAATGTATTTGCTCGAGAACACTG GTGACTTTGTGAGAGCCAATGGACTCCAAGAGGGAGATTTCATAGTGATATACTCAGATGTGAAGTGTGGCAAATAT ATGATAAGAGGAGTGAAAGTGAGGCAACAAGGTGTGAAACCAGAGACCAAGAAAGCAGGAAAATCGCAGAAAAACCAGCATGGGACAGGGACTAATGCATCAAGTACAGCTGGTACTGCTGCTAATAATGGCACGTCATCGTCACCGAAAACCAAATCTGAAAAAAGtagtaaattaatataa
- the LOC100794698 gene encoding LRR receptor-like serine/threonine-protein kinase RGI2, producing the protein MLVVKFLRELPMSMPRQVLSNQNHNHMSRQAFITNHHHHDHHHLLHILLFTLLVPLSFAANDEVSALVSWMHSSSNTVPSAFSSWNPLDSNPCNWSYIKCSSASLVTEIAIQNVELALHFPSKISSFPFLQRLVISGANLTGAISPDIGNCPELIVLDLSSNSLVGGIPSSIGRLKYLQNLSLNSNHLTGPIPSEIGDCVNLKTLDIFDNNLSGGLPVELGKLTNLEVIRAGGNSGIVGKIPDELGDCRNLSVLGLADTKISGSLPASLGKLSMLQTLSIYSTMLSGEIPPEIGNCSELVNLFLYENGLSGFLPREIGKLQKLEKMLLWQNSFGGGIPEEIGNCRSLKILDVSLNSLSGGIPQSLGQLSNLEELMLSNNNISGSIPKALSNLTNLIQLQLDTNQLSGSIPPELGSLTKLTVFFAWQNKLEGGIPSTLGGCKCLEALDLSYNALTDSLPPGLFKLQNLTKLLLISNDISGPIPPEIGNCSSLIRLRLVDNRISGEIPKEIGFLNSLNFLDLSENHLTGSVPLEIGNCKELQMLNLSNNSLSGALPSYLSSLTRLEVLDVSMNKFSGEVPMSIGQLISLLRVILSKNSFSGPIPSSLGQCSGLQLLDLSSNNFSGSIPPELLQIGALDISLNLSHNALSGVVPPEISSLNKLSVLDLSHNNLEGDLMAFSGLENLVSLNISYNKFTGYLPDSKLFHQLSATDLAGNQGLCPDGHDSCFVSNAAMTKMLNGTNNSKRSEIIKLAIGLLSALVVAMAIFGVVTVFRARKMIQADNDSEVGGDSWPWQFTPFQKVSFSVEQVLKCLVDSNVIGKGCSGIVYRAEMENGDVIAVKRLWPTTLAARYDSKSDKLAVNGGVRDSFSAEVKTLGSIRHKNIVRFLGCCWNRNTRLLMYDYMPNGSLGGLLHERSGNCLEWDIRFRIILGAAQGVAYLHHDCAPPIVHRDIKANNILIGTEFEPYIADFGLAKLVDDRDFARSSSTLAGSYGYIAPEYGYMMKITEKSDVYSYGIVVLEVLTGKQPIDPTIPDGLHIVDWVRQKRGGVEVLDESLRARPESEIEEMLQTLGVALLCVNSSPDDRPTMKDVVAMMKEIRQEREECVKVDMLLDASSANDQQERNHSIEEPMSMISTSSTNLHLHYSPHRPQTPK; encoded by the exons ATGCTTGTGGTTAAGTTTTTGAGGGAATTGCCAATGTCAATGCCGAGGCAAGTCTTGAGCAACCAAAACCACAACCATATGTCGAGGCAAGCTTTCATCACAAACCATCACCATCACGACCACCATCACCTTCTCCATATTCTTCTCTTTACACTCCTTGTTCCTCTTTCTTTTGCTGCAAATGATGAAGTTAGTGCATTGGTTTCATGGATGCATAGCTCCTCCAATACAGTTCCTTCAGCTTTTTCTAGCTGGAACCCTTTGGACTCAAATCCTTGCAATTGGTCCTACATCAAATGCTCCTCAGCAAGCCTTGTCACTGAGATAGCCATTCAAAATGTTGAGTTAGCGCTTCATTTCCCTTCAAAAATCTCATCCTTTCCTTTCCTTCAAAGGCTAGTGATTTCTGGGGCTAACCTCACTGGGGCTATCTCACCTGACATTGGAAACTGCCCTGAGCTTATAGTCCTTGACCTTAGCTCAAATAGTCTTGTGGGGGGAATTCCTTCAAGTATTGGTAGGCTAAAATATCTTCAAAACTTGAGCTTGAACTCTAACCATCTTACTGGACCAATCCCAAGTGAGATTGGTGATTGTGTCAATCTCAAGACCCTTGATATCTTTGATAACAACCTTAGTGGGGGTCTTCCTGTGGAACTAGGAAAGCTGACAAATCTGGAGGTTATAAGAGCAGGAGGGAACAGTGGCATTGTGGGGAAGATTCCAGATGAACTTGGAGATTGCAGGAATTTGTCAGTGTTAGGTCTTGCTGACACTAAAATTTCTGGTTCATTGCCTGCTTCACTGGGTAAGTTAAGCATGCTTCAGACCTTGTCTATTTATAGTACTATGCTCTCTGGTGAGATTCCTCCTGAAATAGGAAACTGTTCAGAGCTTGTGAACTTGTTTTTGTATGAGAATGGTCTCTCTGGCTTCCTGCCAAGAGAGATTGGTAAGCTTCAGAAGCTTGAAAAGATGCTTCTGTGGCAAAACAGTTTTGGTGGGGGCATTCCTGAGGAAATTGGCAACTGTAGAAGCTTGAAGATTCTTGATGTCTCCTTGAATTCTCTCTCTGGTGGAATACCTCAGAGTTTGGGGCAGCTCTCAAATCTTGAGGAGCTTATGCTGAGTAACAATAACATATCTGGTTCAATTCCAAAAGCTCTCTCCAATCTCACAAACCTCATACAGTTGCAGTTGGATACAAATCAGCTATCAGGTTCAATTCCACCTGAGCTTGGAAGCTTGACAAAGCTAACAGTGTTTTTTGCTTGGCAGAACAAACTTGAAGGTGGCATTCCATCAACATTGGGAGGTTGTAAATGCCTAGAGGCTTTGGATTTGTCATACAATGCACTCACTGATAGCTTACCCCCAGGTCTGTTTAAGCTTCAAAATTTGACAAAGCTTCTGCTAATCTCTAATGATATTTCTGGCCCCATCCCTCCTGAGATTGGCAACTGCAGTTCCCTCATTCGCCTCAGGCTCGTAGACAACAGAATCAGTGGGGAGATACCGAAAGAAATCGGCTTCCTCAATAGCCTCAATTTCCTTGATCTGTCTGAGAATCACCTTACTGGATCAGTACCACTTGAGATTGGAAACTGTAAAGAATTGCAAATGCTGAATCTAAGTAATAACTCCCTTTCTGGTGCTTTGCCTAGTTATTTGTCTTCTCTCACAAGGCTAGAGGTGTTGGATGTTTCTATGAATAAGTTTTCTGGTGAGGTTCCAATGAGTATTGGCCAACTCATTTCACTTCTTAGAGTCATCCTGAGCAAAAACTCTTTCTCTGGTCCAATTCCCTCCTCTCTTGGGCAATGTTCAGGTCTTCAACTGCTAGACCTTAGCAGCAACAACTTCTCAGGGAGCATCCCACCAGAACTGCTTCAAATTGGAGCACTTGATATTTCTCTAAATTTGAGTCATAATGCATTATCTGGAGTGGTCCCACCAGAGATTTCTTCTCTGAACAAGCTGTCAGTTCTAGACCTTTCACACAACAACCTTGAAGGTGACTTGATGGCATTTTCAGGGCTCGAAAATCTTGTTTCTCTAAACATTTCCTACAACAAGTTCACTGGTTATCTGCCAGACAGCAAGTTATTCCATCAACTATCAGCAACAGATTTGGCTGGAAACCAAGGTTTGTGTCCTGATGGTCATGATTCATGTTTTGTTAGCAATGCTGCAATGACAAAAATGCTGAATGGCACTAATAATTCTAAGAGGTCAGAGATAATCAAACTGGCCATTGGATTGCTCAGTGCTTTGGTTGTTGCAATGGCAATCTTTGGAGTTGTTACGGTCTTTAGAGCAAGGAAAATGATTCAAGCAGACAATGATTCTGAGGTGGGAGGGGATTCATGGCCTTGGCAGTTCACCCCATTCCAAAAGGTGAGTTTTTCTGTGGAGCAAGTCTTGAAGTGTTTGGTGGATTCCAATGTGATTGGAAAGGGGTGTTCAGGGATTGTTTATCGTGCCGAAATGGAAAATGGGGATGTCATTGCTGTGAAAAGGCTATGGCCAACAACATTGGCGGCAAGATATGATAGTAAAAGTGACAAGTTAGCAGTTAATGGAGGGGTACGCGATTCCTTTTCGGCCGAGGTAAAAACTCTTGGTTCTATTCGCCACAAGAACATAGTCAGATTCTTGGGGTGCTGTTGGAACAGAAACACCAGATTGCTTATGTATGATTACATGCCGAATGGGAGTCTAGGAGGTCTGCTTCATGAAAGAAGTGGCAACTGCTTGGAATGGGATATCAGGTTTCGGATAATACTAGGAGCAGCTCAAGGTGTGGCTTATTTGCACCATGACTGTGCTCCTCCAATTGTTCACAGGGACATTAAAGCCAACAACATCCTCATAGGCACTGAATTTGAACCATACATTGCTGATTTCGGGCTCGCAAAACTTGTTGATGATAGAGATTTTGCTCGATCTTCTAGCACACTAGCTGGTTCCTATGGTTACATTGCTCCTG AGTATGGATACATGATGAAGATAACAGAGAAAAGTGATGTTTATAGCTATGGTATTGTTGTATTAGAAGTACTAACCGGGAAGCAACCGATTGATCCAACAATACCTGATGGACTCCACATTGTTGATTGGGTAAGACAGAAAAGAGGTGGAGTTGAAGTGCTAGACGAAAGCTTGCGAGCTCGGCCGGAATCCGAAATTGAGGAGATGCTGCAGACCTTAGGTGTGGCTTTGCTGTGTGTGAATTCAAGCCCAGATGACAGACCAACCATGAAAGATGTGGTAGCAATGATGAAGGAAATTAGGCAGGAGAGAGAGGAATGTGTGAAAGTTGACATGCTTCTTGATGCATCTTCTGCAAATGATCAACAAGAAAGAAATCATTCCATTGAAGAACCAATGTCAATGATAAGCACCAGCAGCACAAATCTGCATCTGCATTACTCTCCCCATCGCCCTCAAACACCAAAGTAA
- the LOC100794171 gene encoding uncharacterized protein, with product MSASTVVHNFCSVASCISNCRQKRTLVPTHHAFHSPNSLLRLKKQSFLLNTHFKSSRTQKPPSSFVVSAAQSNFVKVLQNAWKVGRDGIEAGTNLAPNSVPRPIARISVTIVALSVTLFVLKAFLSTAFFILATIGLAYFAYLAFNKDQGPSGNGGTASTPMDDPVEEARKIMEKYK from the exons atgtctGCTTCAACTGTTGTTCACAATTTTTGTTCTGTCGCTTCTTGCATTTCAAATTGCCGCCAAAAACGAACATTGGTTCCCACCCATCATGCGTTTCATTCACCCAATTCCCTTTTGAGGTTAAAGAAGCAATCTTTCCTCTTAAATACTCACTTCAAGAGTTCCAGAACCCAGAAACCTCCCTCCAGTTTTGTGGTTTCCGCAGCACAATCGAATTTTGTTAAAG TTCTGCAGAATGCATGGAAAGTTGGTAGGGATGGAATTGAGGCAGGCACTAATCTTGCTCCT AATTCTGTACCAAGGCCAATAGCAAGGATTTCAGTAACAATTGTGGCTTTGAGTGTTACGCTTTTTGTACTCAAGGCATTCCTCTCTACAGCTTTCTTTATATTG GCCACTATAGGACTTGCATACTTTGCATACCTAGCATTCAATAAAGATCAAGGACCTAGTGGGAATGGAGGAACTGCCTCTACACCAATGGATGATCCAGTGGAAGAAGCCAGAAAGATAATGGAAAAATACAAGTAG
- the ABI3-1 gene encoding B3 domain-containing transcription factor ABI3 isoform X2, which translates to MECEVELQGGDLHAGEVTDPNPIGFGNMEDEHTLAVAEREMWLNSDQDEFLGVNDASMFYADFPPLPDFPCMSSSSSSSSATPLPVKTMTCSTTTTTSSSSSSSSWAMLKSDAEEDAEKNHCNRYMHDQLDATLSSTASMEISQQQNPDPGLGGTVGECMDDVMDTFGYMELLEANDFFDPASIFQNEGNENPLEEFGTLEEHVPFHEEQHAMVHHQQGQAEEEDHQVPFCEEIQGDEEGGDGVGVDDEMSNVFLEWLKSNKDSVSANDLRNVKLKKATLESAARRLGGGKEAMKQLLKLILEWVQTSHLQNKRRKENNGSSISSVLQAQFQDPSGQNNNQNTQSGSFAPESNTCFNNQTPWLSSQTFATDQAPLMVPPQQFPQPMVGYVGDPYTSGAASNNISATHNHNNSNPYQPGAEQYHMLESAHSWPHSLFNVASNYSQSFGDNNGLNPHGGFGGGGYGNNQYPYQFFHGPGDRLMRLGPSATKEARKKRMARQRRFLSHHRHHSGNHQNQGSDPHARMGGDNCNTALAAPHHANPSANWMYWQAMIGGAAGPLAPVIPAEPPVVQPVVDRSAMQTQNCHQNRVASDRRQGWKPEKNLRFLLQKVLKQSDVGSLGRIVLPKKEAETHLPELEARDGISITMEDIGTSRVWNMRYRYWPNNKSRMYLLENTGDFVRANGLQEGDFIVIYSDVKCGKYMIRGVKVRQQGVKPETKKAGKSQKNQHGTGTNASSTAGTAANNGTSSSPKTKSEKSSKLI; encoded by the exons ATGGAGTGTGAAGTTGAATTACAAGGGGGAGATCTGCATGCAGGGGAGGTAACTGACCCAAACCCTATTGGTTTTGGCAACATGGAAGATGAACACACTTTGGCGGTTGCTGAGAGAGAGATGTGGCTGAACAGTGACCAAGACGAGTTCCTAGGTGTCAATGATGCTTCCATGTTCTACGCTGATTTCCCTCCTCTCCCTGATTTCCCTTGcatgtcatcatcatcatcttcatcttcagcaACACCACTTCCCGTGAAGACCATGACAtgttccaccaccaccaccacttcctcttcttcctcttcctcttcttgggCCATGTTGAAGTCAGATGCTGAGGAAGATGCAGAGAAAAACCATTGCAACCGATACATGCATGACCAACTTGATGCAACTTTGTCTTCCACCGCTTCCATGGAGATTTCTCAACAGCAAAACCCTGATCCTGGCCTTGGTGGCACTGTTGGAGAGTGCATGGATGATGTTATGGACACTTTTGGTTACATGGAGCTTTTGGAGGCCAATGATTTCTTTGACCCTGCCTCTATCTTTCAGAACGAGGGTAACGAAAACCCTTTAGAGGAGTTTGGCACACTGGAGGAGCATGTGCCGTTTCATGAAGAGCAACATGCAATGGTGCATCATCAGCAAGGGCAAGCAGAAGAGGAAGATCATCAGGTTCCTTTTTGTGAAGAGATCCAAGGAGATGAAGAAGGTGGTGATGGTGTTGGAGTAGATGATGAGATGAGTAATGTGTTCTTGGAGTGGCTTAAGTCTAACAAGGATAGTGTCTCAGCTAATGACTTGAGGAATGTGAAGCTCAAGAAGGCGACACTCGAAAGCGCGGCGAGGCGGCTAGGGGGAGGAAAAGAAGCCATGAAGCAGTTGCTGAAGCTGATTCTTGAGTGGGTTCAAACCAGCCATCTTCAGAATAAGCGCCGAAAGGAGAATAATGGTAGTAGTATTAGCAGTGTACTTCAGGCACAGTTTCAGGATCCTAGTGGCCAGAACAACAACCAGAATACACAAAGTGGTTCATTTGCACCTGAATCAAACACTTGTTTCAACAACCAAACACCATGGTTGAGTTCTCAAACTTTTGCAACAGATCAGGCTCCTCTCATGGTGCCTCCACAGCAATTTCCACAACCCATGGTTGGGTATGTGGGTGACCCTTACACTAGTGGTGCTGCTTCAAATAACATATCAGCCACTCATAACCATAACAACAGCAACCCTTATCAACCTGGTGCAGAACAATACCACATGTTGGAGTCAGCACATTCATGGCCACATTCTCTGTTCAATGTTGCTTCTAACTATAGTCAGTCTTTTGGGGACAATAATGGTCTTAACCCACATGGGGGTTTCGGTGGTGGAGGCTATGGCAATAACCAGTACCCTTATCAGTTTTTTCATGGCCCTGGTGATAGGTTGATGAGGTTGGGGCCCTCCGCGACGAAGGAAGcgaggaagaagagaatggcaaGGCAAAGAAGGTTTCTGTCTCATCACAGGCATCATAGTGGTAATCACCAGAATCAAGGGTCTGACCCTCATGCAAGAATGGGGGGTGATAATTGCAACACTGCTTTGGCTGCACCTCATCACGCAAATCCTTCAGCCAATTGGATGTACTGGCAGGCTATGATTGGCGGCGCGGCAGGTCCTTTGGCTCCGGTGATTCCGGCCGAGCCGCCGGTGGTACAACCGGTCGTGGACCGGTCGGCCATGCAGACACAGAATTGTCATCAGAATCGAGTTGCATCAGATAGGAGACAG GGTTGGAAGCCTGAGAAGAACTTGAGGTTCCTTCTGCAGAAGGTGTTGAAACAAAGCGATGTTGGAAGTTTGGGGAGAATAGTTttgccaaaa AAAGAGGCAGAAACCCATTTGCCAGAGCTGGAGGCAAGAGATGGAATTTCCATAACAATGGAAGACATTGGAACTTCACGTGTTTGGAACATGCGCTATAG ATACTGGCCGAACAACAAAAGCAGAATGTATTTGCTCGAGAACACTG GTGACTTTGTGAGAGCCAATGGACTCCAAGAGGGAGATTTCATAGTGATATACTCAGATGTGAAGTGTGGCAAATAT ATGATAAGAGGAGTGAAAGTGAGGCAACAAGGTGTGAAACCAGAGACCAAGAAAGCAGGAAAATCGCAGAAAAACCAGCATGGGACAGGGACTAATGCATCAAGTACAGCTGGTACTGCTGCTAATAATGGCACGTCATCGTCACCGAAAACCAAATCTGAAAAAAGtagtaaattaatataa